One window of the Chryseobacterium camelliae genome contains the following:
- a CDS encoding SanA/YdcF family protein yields MRILRNIFNLIFISAEIGVLLICLANAWVFALTDGRTYTKISKIPPREVALVLGTSPRMRSGMSNPYFTKRMDAAALLYHHGKIRKILVSGEKSKGYDEPAAMKNYLIYQEGVPEDIIIEDPKGFNTYKSILRCKDVYKKDNVIIVSQGFHNLRALLFARNNNMNALGFDAQDVTKPESYYRNQFREILARTVAVVYFALGISPD; encoded by the coding sequence TTGAGAATTCTGAGAAACATATTCAATCTTATTTTTATATCGGCAGAAATCGGGGTATTGCTGATATGTCTTGCCAATGCCTGGGTATTTGCCCTTACGGACGGCAGGACGTATACCAAGATATCCAAGATCCCGCCGCGAGAGGTGGCCTTGGTGTTGGGGACTTCGCCCAGGATGAGATCCGGAATGTCCAATCCGTATTTTACCAAAAGGATGGATGCGGCAGCATTATTGTACCATCATGGGAAAATCAGGAAAATTTTGGTGAGCGGAGAAAAGAGCAAAGGCTATGATGAACCTGCTGCGATGAAGAATTACCTGATTTACCAGGAAGGTGTGCCTGAAGATATCATCATCGAAGATCCGAAAGGATTCAATACTTATAAGAGCATTCTGCGCTGCAAAGATGTCTACAAAAAAGACAATGTCATTATCGTTTCACAAGGTTTCCATAACTTACGCGCACTGCTTTTTGCGAGAAATAACAATATGAATGCTCTTGGTTTCGATGCCCAGGATGTTACGAAGCCTGAAAGCTATTACCGCAACCAGTTCAGGGAAATCCTTGCCAGAACGGTTGCGGTAGTCTATTTTGCGCTGGGAATATCTCCGGATTAG
- a CDS encoding BamA/TamA family outer membrane protein yields the protein MSCKHYKNSPQKYYKIISFATFVGLLYACSTTKKVPDGEYLLTANNFKFEDQKEPFDSELKGYVQQKPNKKQLLFLPLGLLFYNAANPKYDTILNEYMTYPNEMRNQKLRDSLFVKYNMKSSVGKSLFMDRLFHSWGSPPVILDQARTEKSAESIKKRLVYRGFWDGQVKFSHKLDSAAKKASVDYFITHKDPTYIKEYYYNIPDERIKNIYQQKINATLIRSGQILDQTVLEKEVTRLNDIMRDYGYYRFNNLNDEIFFVADSLKSRKQVPLTLEIHKDSLDSPYKVATIGNIDVAIVDRAGDYPKNTKKDSLRGIRFHKVDDQYKARALWRAIIVANKQVYDQKKLDLTKRNLIAMNNFSILKARDSLRRGGDAAPNDSIIDVLYLLKPLPKYDLKIGTDINYSQLLNLGVSPSVDLITRNVFNGAENLSTSVSGTFGSIRSTKDINRRVLAYEISAQASLNFPRLLLPFNYYKLIPKRYSPTSSIILGAGIQNNIGLGRTNFTTGLNYFATVNDKVSHRLTLFNTQLSLTKNKEAYYDYFVNDGRIRDEVFADYFQSHTSIGQQYEAGQLTSDEVSQRITQDLAYQQNLNPEGFGRYSAFVGTLVNKDRQTQDVLISSMIYNFIYNEIGKKDYPNAFYFNGKVELAGNILSAFNQRNDNGGGIITSPQRTIFGVPYAQFVKFDFDVRKYFRVFNNQTLVLRQFVGLGIPYGNSSDMPVIRSYFNGGSNDIRAWVAFGGLGPADSQVDERVRTYMTDNMKLTTNIEYRIPFNDMYEGAIFTDIGNTWSLRGNKEKYVDDQFKFNRFIRQMGVGSGVGLRVNVAYITLRLDLAYKIYDPNKPDGEKWRFSNFQPFKPTLNIAFGYPF from the coding sequence ATGAGCTGTAAGCATTATAAGAATTCTCCTCAAAAATATTATAAAATTATCTCATTTGCAACATTTGTCGGTCTTCTTTATGCATGCAGTACTACTAAAAAAGTTCCGGACGGTGAATACCTGCTGACGGCCAACAACTTTAAATTCGAAGATCAGAAAGAACCTTTCGATAGTGAACTTAAAGGCTACGTCCAGCAAAAGCCCAATAAGAAACAGCTGTTATTCTTACCGCTGGGCCTGTTGTTCTACAATGCAGCCAATCCTAAATACGATACGATCCTTAACGAATATATGACCTATCCTAACGAAATGAGGAACCAGAAACTCAGGGATTCATTATTCGTGAAATACAATATGAAAAGCAGCGTAGGCAAAAGCCTGTTTATGGACAGGCTGTTCCACAGCTGGGGATCTCCGCCGGTGATCCTGGATCAGGCAAGAACGGAAAAAAGTGCGGAGTCCATTAAAAAAAGACTCGTTTACCGGGGGTTTTGGGATGGACAGGTGAAATTCAGCCATAAACTGGATTCCGCGGCTAAAAAAGCATCCGTAGATTACTTTATTACCCATAAAGACCCTACGTACATCAAAGAATACTATTACAATATTCCGGATGAGCGCATTAAAAATATTTACCAGCAAAAAATCAACGCGACACTGATCCGCTCAGGACAAATCCTCGACCAGACCGTTTTGGAAAAAGAGGTAACCCGGCTTAATGACATCATGAGGGATTACGGATATTACCGGTTCAATAACCTGAATGATGAAATTTTCTTTGTTGCCGATTCCCTTAAAAGCAGGAAGCAGGTTCCTCTGACGCTGGAAATCCATAAAGATTCTCTTGACTCGCCATACAAAGTGGCTACCATCGGAAATATTGATGTAGCGATTGTTGACAGGGCCGGTGATTATCCTAAAAACACAAAGAAAGACAGCCTGAGAGGCATCAGGTTCCATAAGGTAGATGACCAGTATAAGGCGCGCGCACTGTGGAGGGCCATCATTGTAGCCAACAAACAGGTGTACGACCAGAAAAAGCTTGACCTGACGAAAAGGAACCTTATTGCCATGAACAATTTCAGCATCCTGAAAGCCAGGGATTCCTTAAGAAGAGGCGGTGATGCAGCTCCTAACGACAGCATTATCGATGTCCTGTATCTGCTGAAACCGCTTCCCAAATATGACCTTAAAATAGGAACGGATATCAATTATTCACAGCTGCTGAACCTGGGAGTCTCCCCTTCCGTTGACCTGATCACCAGGAATGTCTTCAACGGAGCGGAAAACCTTTCCACAAGTGTTTCCGGTACTTTCGGATCCATCAGGAGTACCAAAGACATCAACAGGAGGGTGCTCGCTTATGAAATATCTGCACAGGCCTCGCTGAATTTTCCAAGGCTTTTATTGCCATTTAATTATTATAAGCTGATCCCGAAACGGTACAGCCCCACTTCATCCATTATACTTGGAGCAGGTATTCAGAATAATATAGGATTGGGAAGGACAAACTTTACTACCGGATTGAATTATTTTGCTACGGTAAACGACAAGGTCTCGCACCGCTTAACCCTGTTCAATACCCAGCTGAGTTTAACAAAGAATAAAGAAGCCTATTACGATTATTTTGTGAACGACGGACGGATCCGGGATGAAGTCTTTGCTGATTACTTCCAGTCTCACACAAGCATTGGGCAACAGTACGAAGCAGGACAGCTGACTTCCGATGAAGTTTCGCAGCGCATTACCCAGGATCTTGCCTACCAGCAAAACCTGAACCCGGAAGGATTCGGGCGGTATTCCGCATTTGTGGGAACTCTGGTGAATAAAGACCGCCAGACCCAGGATGTCCTCATTTCATCCATGATCTATAATTTCATCTATAACGAGATCGGGAAAAAGGATTATCCGAACGCCTTCTATTTCAATGGTAAAGTTGAACTTGCAGGAAATATCCTCAGCGCATTCAATCAGCGCAATGATAATGGCGGAGGAATCATTACAAGCCCGCAAAGGACCATCTTCGGTGTTCCGTACGCCCAGTTTGTGAAGTTCGATTTTGATGTCAGGAAATATTTCAGGGTATTCAACAACCAGACGCTCGTATTGAGACAGTTTGTAGGATTGGGTATTCCTTACGGAAATTCTTCTGATATGCCGGTGATCCGCTCTTACTTCAACGGAGGATCCAACGATATCCGTGCATGGGTGGCCTTCGGTGGCCTTGGACCGGCAGATTCCCAAGTAGATGAACGGGTGAGAACTTACATGACCGATAATATGAAGCTGACGACGAATATTGAGTACAGAATCCCTTTTAATGACATGTACGAAGGGGCTATCTTCACCGATATCGGAAATACATGGAGCCTGCGGGGAAATAAGGAAAAATATGTGGATGACCAGTTTAAATTCAACAGGTTTATCAGACAGATGGGGGTCGGCAGTGGTGTGGGGCTCAGGGTTAACGTGGCATATATTACATTAAGGCTTGATCTTGCTTACAAAATCTATGACCCAAACAAACCGGACGGGGAAAAATGGAGGTTCAGCAATTTCCAGCCTTTCAAACCGACGCTTAATATTGCTTTCGGGTATCCGTTCTAA
- a CDS encoding TrmH family RNA methyltransferase codes for MLTAHTIKVLQSLDKKKFRQKYNLFLVEGNKIIAELLDSEFKIKEIFSTDPQKTGRTDVPVTHISENELKKISFLKTPKDSIAVCYLNPEKKEEDKEVQLVLDGIQDPGNLGTIIRLADWFGIEQIICSEDTVDFYNPKVIQASMGSFTRVNMVYTDLVSYLSETKNSNIGTDMEGESIYDFEKPGKLNLILGNEGNGMRPETEQLLDKSISIPRFGTSQSTESLNVSMAAGIILGQLYSK; via the coding sequence ATGCTTACAGCTCATACAATAAAAGTTTTACAGTCTTTGGATAAAAAAAAGTTCAGACAAAAATACAATTTGTTTTTGGTTGAAGGTAATAAAATTATCGCTGAACTTCTTGATTCTGAATTTAAAATTAAGGAAATATTCTCAACGGATCCCCAAAAAACAGGCCGTACGGATGTTCCGGTAACCCATATCTCTGAAAATGAGCTTAAAAAAATAAGCTTCCTGAAAACCCCGAAAGACAGTATTGCCGTATGCTATCTGAATCCTGAAAAGAAAGAGGAAGATAAAGAGGTACAGCTGGTACTGGATGGCATACAGGACCCTGGAAACCTCGGAACAATCATCCGGCTGGCGGATTGGTTCGGGATTGAGCAGATCATCTGCAGTGAAGATACGGTTGATTTCTATAATCCGAAAGTGATCCAGGCAAGCATGGGTTCTTTTACCCGTGTCAATATGGTATATACGGACCTTGTAAGTTATCTTTCCGAAACAAAAAATTCCAATATCGGGACCGATATGGAAGGGGAGAGCATCTATGATTTTGAAAAGCCCGGAAAACTGAACCTTATTCTCGGAAACGAGGGTAACGGCATGCGCCCGGAAACTGAACAGCTGCTTGATAAAAGCATTAGCATCCCGCGTTTCGGAACATCGCAGTCTACGGAAAGCCTTAATGTTTCTATGGCTGCAGGGATTATTCTGGGCCAGCTGTATTCGAAATAG
- a CDS encoding phosphoribosyl-ATP pyrophosphatase, with protein MGRKYDSLEELRRKKNLLKSEISSLEELLTFKNTKESLSAFTNGLTDQYLQEKVDENGDEKVVIRKDVIAKQVTSEVKDLLISKNTAMGIAGSALKGNAVDALLKLAVTAIVGNVVKKNIKSSNWKKKVLGIALVYLAPVALKLVRKRLENYQKNKSVSSMEQLI; from the coding sequence ATGGGAAGAAAATACGACAGCCTTGAGGAACTGAGAAGGAAAAAGAACCTTTTAAAAAGTGAGATCAGCAGTCTTGAAGAACTTCTGACGTTTAAGAATACAAAAGAAAGCCTGAGTGCATTTACAAACGGGCTTACGGATCAGTATCTTCAGGAGAAAGTAGATGAAAACGGAGATGAAAAAGTAGTGATCCGAAAAGATGTCATTGCCAAACAGGTGACTTCTGAAGTTAAAGATCTCCTGATCAGTAAAAACACCGCTATGGGTATTGCCGGATCCGCTCTGAAAGGGAATGCGGTAGATGCCCTCCTGAAGCTGGCCGTAACTGCCATTGTGGGAAATGTGGTGAAGAAAAACATCAAAAGCTCCAACTGGAAGAAAAAAGTACTCGGCATTGCCCTGGTATATCTGGCTCCGGTAGCCCTGAAACTTGTCAGGAAAAGACTGGAAAACTACCAGAAAAACAAAAGCGTTTCCAGTATGGAACAGCTTATATAA
- a CDS encoding phage holin family protein: MIETIKEYASKRIDLLKIEATEKSSLSAGLITYFILILVSFTFFIVLFNFGLAYLIGKALNNTSYGFLIVAGFYFLIMAFVAVFKKKIVNFVADQVINFLNH; encoded by the coding sequence ATGATAGAAACTATTAAAGAATATGCTTCCAAAAGAATTGATCTTCTGAAGATTGAAGCTACCGAAAAGTCTTCTTTATCAGCAGGCTTGATTACGTATTTTATCTTGATATTGGTCTCCTTCACGTTCTTTATTGTCCTGTTCAATTTCGGACTGGCTTACCTGATCGGTAAGGCGCTCAACAATACCTCTTACGGATTTCTGATCGTAGCCGGATTTTATTTTCTAATCATGGCATTTGTGGCTGTTTTCAAAAAGAAAATCGTCAATTTTGTTGCGGATCAGGTCATTAATTTTTTAAATCATTAA